A genome region from Microbacterium profundi includes the following:
- a CDS encoding winged helix-turn-helix domain-containing protein, with protein sequence MEEIRAITAVHHPVRRRIVDYLGLYGASQVTTLARALDQQVGSISHHLRMLERAGIVERADAPNADKRTSWWQPTRRSFTWSADDFEDSPSNALLAREAERTNISTQLQRLKSWHGGKQRRPEPEWSRAAFSTDALAWASAAELTQLSEALRDTIDAWRTAIDREDGAERRPVFVFAHGFPTTP encoded by the coding sequence ATGGAAGAGATCCGGGCCATCACCGCCGTGCACCATCCGGTACGGCGCCGGATCGTCGACTACCTCGGACTCTACGGCGCGAGCCAGGTGACCACCCTGGCTCGCGCTCTTGACCAGCAGGTCGGCAGCATCAGCCATCATCTGCGGATGCTGGAGCGGGCCGGCATCGTGGAGCGCGCCGACGCGCCGAACGCCGACAAGCGCACGAGCTGGTGGCAGCCCACGCGCCGCAGTTTCACCTGGTCTGCTGACGACTTCGAGGATTCCCCCTCGAACGCTCTGCTGGCGCGGGAGGCCGAGCGGACCAACATCTCCACGCAGCTGCAACGGCTGAAATCGTGGCACGGCGGCAAGCAGCGGCGCCCCGAGCCCGAATGGTCACGCGCCGCGTTCAGTACTGACGCCCTCGCCTGGGCGAGCGCCGCGGAACTCACCCAGCTCTCCGAGGCCCTGCGCGACACCATCGACGCTTGGCGTACGGCCATCGACCGGGAGGACGGCGCCGAACGACGCCCGGTCTTCGTCTTCGCACACGGATTCCCGACGACGCCATGA
- a CDS encoding MFS transporter, with protein MSIAEPTLLREPPRFSKDLTVHAWIAVKALSDAGDAIWTIALAWTAVQITSPAIAGVIVAAGTIPRAVVLLFGGVLADRANARTVMIVFNALRVVLLVFVALWVLASPPSVLLLMFAAIAFGVCDAFYEPSAATIGRQLVRTSDLPSYSAVMQTATRLGTMGGAAIGGFLVAYAGLSASASLNALTFTLVIAFIAIFLRPRFALARAARESALRGVQHGFAHLRNAPTTRTLVIALSGLNLAVGPATGIGIALRAHDEGWGAQAVGLFEALIGLGAALGAISVARWRPTHEARGGFWALVVQGAGIILIGVGPAWAAAIGCFVIGVTAGFASVLLGATFAATIDTAYLGRMSSITRLGDDVLMPLAMAAFGALASVTATWVPFVVFGGALILMMVFPLRNRQLRDMALRR; from the coding sequence ATGAGCATCGCCGAGCCCACGCTGCTGCGAGAGCCGCCGCGGTTCTCGAAAGACCTCACCGTCCACGCCTGGATCGCGGTCAAGGCGCTGTCGGACGCAGGGGACGCCATCTGGACCATCGCGCTCGCGTGGACGGCAGTGCAGATCACCTCTCCGGCGATCGCCGGCGTCATCGTCGCCGCTGGCACCATCCCCCGCGCCGTCGTGCTGCTGTTCGGGGGCGTGCTCGCCGACCGTGCGAACGCCCGCACCGTCATGATCGTCTTCAACGCCCTGCGGGTCGTGCTGCTGGTGTTCGTGGCGCTCTGGGTGCTGGCATCGCCGCCGTCAGTGCTCCTGCTGATGTTCGCGGCGATCGCCTTCGGCGTGTGCGATGCGTTCTACGAGCCATCGGCCGCGACGATAGGCCGACAGCTCGTGCGCACCTCCGACCTGCCGTCGTACAGCGCGGTGATGCAGACCGCCACGCGTCTGGGCACCATGGGCGGCGCCGCGATCGGCGGATTCCTCGTCGCATACGCCGGGCTGAGCGCAAGCGCCTCTCTCAACGCGCTGACCTTCACCCTGGTGATCGCCTTCATCGCGATCTTCCTGCGTCCGCGGTTCGCTCTGGCCCGTGCGGCACGAGAATCAGCACTGCGCGGCGTCCAGCACGGATTCGCCCACCTGCGGAACGCTCCGACCACGCGCACTCTGGTGATCGCTCTGTCGGGTCTCAATCTCGCCGTCGGCCCTGCGACCGGGATCGGGATCGCACTGCGGGCCCACGACGAGGGCTGGGGAGCGCAGGCGGTGGGGCTGTTCGAGGCACTGATCGGCCTCGGTGCGGCTCTCGGCGCCATCTCGGTGGCAAGATGGCGCCCTACCCATGAGGCGCGCGGCGGATTCTGGGCGCTGGTCGTGCAGGGCGCGGGGATCATCCTGATCGGCGTCGGCCCTGCGTGGGCTGCGGCGATCGGATGCTTCGTGATCGGGGTGACCGCGGGATTCGCCTCGGTCCTGCTCGGCGCGACCTTCGCCGCCACGATCGATACGGCTTATCTGGGTCGTATGAGTTCGATCACCCGGCTGGGCGACGACGTGCTGATGCCGCTGGCGATGGCGGCCTTCGGAGCGCTCGCATCCGTGACGGCCACGTGGGTGCCGTTCGTGGTCTTCGGCGGCGCGCTCATACTGATGATGGTGTTCCCGCTGCGCAACCGGCAGTTGCGGGACATGGCGCTACGACGTTGA
- a CDS encoding MBL fold metallo-hydrolase, with translation MRVTKFEHATLRLDLSGETLIVDPGSFTSPLVDLSGLVAIVITHEHPDHWTPDHLDRILRDAPGTRIFAPAGVAAAATGYEITVVEPGDSMSAGAFTLRFFGGDHEVIHSSLPRVQNLGVLINDALYYPGDSYAVPEGVDVDALAAPLGAPWLKIGEAMDFVLAVKPRRAFGVHDMTLSVIGRGMHRSRLKWATEQHGGEFFELDPGDSLDL, from the coding sequence ATGCGCGTCACGAAGTTCGAACATGCCACCCTCCGCCTCGACCTCAGCGGCGAGACTCTGATCGTCGATCCAGGGTCGTTCACCAGCCCTCTCGTCGATCTGTCCGGCCTCGTCGCCATCGTGATCACACATGAGCATCCGGATCACTGGACGCCTGATCACCTCGACCGCATCCTCCGCGATGCTCCAGGCACCCGGATCTTCGCGCCTGCGGGCGTCGCCGCCGCCGCAACCGGGTACGAGATCACGGTCGTCGAGCCCGGCGACAGCATGAGCGCCGGCGCGTTCACACTGCGGTTCTTCGGAGGCGATCACGAGGTGATCCACTCCTCACTCCCCCGCGTTCAGAATCTCGGGGTGCTGATCAACGACGCGCTCTACTACCCCGGCGACTCGTACGCCGTCCCGGAAGGAGTCGATGTCGACGCCCTCGCCGCGCCTCTCGGTGCACCCTGGCTGAAGATCGGCGAGGCGATGGATTTCGTACTCGCCGTGAAGCCTCGCCGAGCTTTCGGCGTGCACGACATGACGCTTTCGGTCATCGGACGCGGCATGCACCGCTCGCGCCTGAAATGGGCGACCGAGCAGCACGGTGGCGAGTTCTTCGAGCTCGACCCTGGCGACTCCCTGGATCTGTGA
- the pepN gene encoding aminopeptidase N, which translates to MSSANLTRQETAARSAAVNVREVRVELDLQGARNSEERGFGTTTTLAFDASEPTTWIDFIGESVDHVMVNDVEVPIEYDGARITVRGLAASNTVVIEATGVYSRSGEGLHRFIDPVDGETYLYTQYEPADSRRVMACFEQPDMKASYTFVVRAPSDWLVLSNQSVANAREEDGAQIVEFAPTLPLSSYITAVAAGPYHRIDSTWTRGEQQVALGVLCRASLAPHLEADEIIEITRQGLDFFTEAFAFAYPWGKYDQIFVPEYNLGAMENPGLVTFTEAYIPRGAATDAQRGARANTILHEMAHMWFGDLVTMRWWDDLWLKESFADYMGSHASAAATRFIDAWERFAANRKAWAYQQDQLPTTHPIVADIPDLEAAKLNFDGITYAKGAAVLKQLVAFVGEEAFFEGARRYFAAHAYGNTTLDDLLVQLEQVSGRDVRAWSQAWLETSGVSTLWLETDSAGQRMLVQSDPRPHRLRVGLYDLSDGLLVLREQVELDITEERTPVTLPDADLVLLNDADLSYVKARLDETSLAAVSTALSTLPHLPRALVWSSLWNATRDGELAVADYLDIVRRHAPAEENIALLSGVLANAAYTIGHFVPADGRGAEREAWLIATETAMDAAAAGSDAQLAWARAFASASATSDASTTRVRALLDGHGPAGLPIDPELRWSLIAALATTGDFSEADIARELENDDTADGRTAAMRASASRPTPDARAEAWDRAWSDHGLSNDHLDAIIAGVRAGARRDLIARFDDEYFAWISGTWGSRSIEIAKRLVLGLFPAADTTDVVDAWLAGNPTAPAALRRLVIEQRDHLAREIRVRAAQPQVVGD; encoded by the coding sequence ATGAGCTCTGCGAACCTGACCAGGCAGGAGACCGCCGCACGATCGGCGGCCGTGAACGTGCGCGAGGTCCGAGTCGAACTCGATCTACAGGGCGCGCGGAACTCGGAAGAGCGCGGGTTCGGGACGACGACGACGCTGGCGTTCGACGCCTCAGAGCCCACGACCTGGATCGACTTCATCGGTGAGTCTGTCGACCATGTCATGGTCAACGATGTCGAGGTGCCCATCGAATACGACGGTGCGCGGATCACGGTCAGGGGGCTCGCAGCATCCAACACCGTCGTGATCGAGGCGACCGGCGTTTACAGCCGATCCGGCGAGGGGCTGCACCGTTTCATCGACCCCGTCGACGGTGAGACCTACCTCTACACGCAGTACGAGCCTGCCGACTCGCGCCGAGTGATGGCGTGCTTCGAACAGCCCGACATGAAGGCCTCGTACACATTCGTCGTACGTGCACCGTCCGACTGGCTCGTGCTGTCGAACCAGAGCGTCGCGAACGCCCGGGAGGAGGACGGAGCGCAGATCGTCGAGTTCGCTCCTACTCTGCCGCTCTCGAGCTACATCACAGCCGTGGCCGCGGGGCCGTATCACCGCATCGACAGCACCTGGACGCGAGGGGAGCAGCAGGTCGCACTCGGCGTTCTCTGCCGGGCATCGCTGGCACCGCACCTCGAGGCGGATGAGATCATCGAGATCACCCGTCAGGGTCTCGACTTCTTCACGGAAGCCTTCGCGTTCGCGTACCCATGGGGCAAGTACGACCAGATCTTCGTGCCGGAGTACAACCTCGGGGCGATGGAGAATCCGGGACTGGTCACCTTCACCGAGGCGTACATTCCCCGCGGAGCGGCGACCGACGCCCAACGAGGGGCTCGAGCGAACACGATCCTGCACGAGATGGCGCATATGTGGTTCGGGGACCTCGTCACGATGCGCTGGTGGGACGACCTGTGGCTGAAGGAGTCGTTCGCCGACTACATGGGCTCGCATGCCTCAGCGGCAGCGACGCGGTTCATCGACGCGTGGGAGCGCTTCGCCGCCAACCGCAAGGCGTGGGCCTATCAGCAGGATCAGCTTCCGACGACCCATCCGATCGTCGCCGACATCCCCGATCTCGAAGCGGCCAAGCTCAACTTCGACGGCATCACCTATGCGAAGGGCGCGGCCGTGCTCAAACAGCTCGTGGCGTTCGTCGGCGAGGAGGCGTTCTTCGAAGGAGCCCGACGGTACTTCGCCGCGCACGCATACGGGAACACGACGCTCGACGATCTGCTCGTGCAGCTCGAACAGGTATCCGGTCGTGACGTCCGTGCCTGGTCGCAGGCATGGTTGGAGACCAGCGGTGTCTCGACCCTTTGGCTTGAGACCGACAGTGCAGGGCAGCGGATGCTGGTGCAAAGCGATCCGCGGCCGCACAGGCTGCGCGTGGGGCTGTACGACTTGAGCGACGGCCTGCTTGTGCTGCGTGAGCAGGTGGAGCTCGATATCACCGAGGAACGGACACCGGTCACGCTCCCGGATGCGGATCTCGTGCTGCTGAACGACGCAGACCTGAGCTACGTCAAGGCGCGACTCGATGAGACCTCGCTGGCCGCCGTCAGCACTGCGCTCTCGACCCTTCCGCATCTGCCACGAGCCCTGGTCTGGTCGTCGCTGTGGAATGCCACCCGTGACGGGGAGTTGGCGGTCGCGGACTACCTGGATATCGTGCGCCGTCACGCGCCGGCGGAGGAGAACATCGCGCTCCTGTCCGGTGTGCTCGCGAATGCGGCGTACACGATCGGGCATTTCGTGCCCGCCGACGGGCGCGGTGCTGAGCGTGAGGCATGGCTGATCGCCACTGAGACGGCGATGGATGCTGCTGCCGCAGGGAGCGACGCGCAGCTGGCATGGGCACGTGCGTTCGCTTCCGCTTCCGCGACGAGCGACGCGAGCACCACCAGGGTGCGTGCGCTCCTGGACGGCCACGGCCCGGCAGGTCTGCCGATCGACCCGGAACTGCGCTGGTCGCTGATCGCGGCACTCGCGACGACGGGCGATTTCTCGGAGGCGGACATCGCTCGCGAACTGGAGAACGATGACACCGCAGATGGACGCACTGCGGCGATGCGTGCGTCGGCATCTCGGCCCACGCCGGACGCCCGCGCCGAGGCATGGGACCGAGCCTGGAGCGATCACGGCCTGAGCAACGATCACCTCGACGCGATCATCGCGGGCGTGCGTGCCGGTGCCCGTCGGGACCTCATCGCCCGATTCGACGACGAGTACTTCGCGTGGATCTCCGGAACGTGGGGTTCGCGCAGCATCGAGATCGCCAAGCGGCTCGTGCTCGGTTTGTTCCCCGCAGCCGACACGACGGATGTCGTCGACGCATGGCTCGCGGGGAATCCGACCGCACCTGCGGCACTACGTCGCTTGGTGATCGAACAGCGTGATCATCTCGCGCGCGAGATCAGGGTGCGAGCGGCGCAGCCTCAGGTCGTCGGAGACTGA
- a CDS encoding cold-shock protein, which yields MATGTVKWFNSDKGYGFIAPDDGSADVFAHFSAIQGSGHRNLEEAQKVEFDTEQGPKGPQATNITAL from the coding sequence ATGGCCACTGGCACTGTCAAATGGTTCAACTCCGACAAGGGCTACGGCTTCATTGCTCCCGATGACGGATCCGCCGATGTCTTCGCGCACTTCAGCGCGATCCAGGGCAGCGGACACCGCAACCTCGAGGAAGCACAGAAGGTCGAGTTCGACACGGAGCAGGGTCCCAAGGGCCCCCAGGCGACGAACATCACCGCGCTCTGA
- a CDS encoding M23 family metallopeptidase: MPAATPAVPPTAAPAAAQSEPKEHSRSATPTATIPRGTHPRTHRAWAKTKALSAALAVGALITGMALPSLNPDAQSFGATAEGVSALKDAAQSYSSTDEIRAEIAPRGNFSATTPTEIDETRSRAVAAALAAGMPLGSAVEIPIADRVVMPLAAGSYSFTDGFGASRPGRSHMGLDLAAPVGTPINAAMAGCVSRSTESFEGYGVTIQIESVIDGEAVSTVYSHMIYGTRAVQVGECVTAGQYIGDVGSTGYVFGSVLHFEVHISRVPVDPMPWLTARVG, translated from the coding sequence GTGCCGGCCGCGACCCCGGCTGTCCCGCCAACCGCGGCTCCAGCTGCCGCGCAGAGCGAACCGAAAGAGCACTCTCGCAGTGCGACACCGACCGCGACGATACCCCGCGGTACGCATCCGCGCACGCATCGCGCCTGGGCTAAGACCAAGGCACTCAGCGCCGCGCTGGCCGTCGGGGCGCTGATCACGGGCATGGCGCTTCCCTCCCTCAATCCGGACGCCCAGTCGTTTGGCGCCACGGCTGAAGGCGTCTCGGCGCTCAAGGATGCCGCGCAGTCTTACAGCTCCACCGACGAGATCCGCGCTGAGATCGCTCCACGAGGCAACTTCTCCGCGACGACGCCGACCGAGATCGATGAGACGCGCTCGCGAGCCGTCGCCGCCGCACTCGCAGCGGGGATGCCACTCGGCAGTGCAGTGGAGATCCCCATCGCCGACCGGGTAGTGATGCCGTTGGCCGCAGGAAGCTATTCCTTCACCGACGGCTTCGGCGCGTCACGTCCAGGACGATCGCACATGGGACTGGACCTCGCTGCGCCCGTCGGAACGCCCATCAACGCCGCGATGGCCGGTTGCGTCTCGCGTTCCACCGAAAGCTTCGAGGGCTACGGCGTGACGATCCAGATCGAGAGCGTCATCGACGGCGAGGCCGTCAGCACCGTCTACTCGCATATGATCTACGGCACGCGCGCTGTACAGGTCGGAGAGTGCGTCACTGCCGGCCAGTACATCGGCGACGTGGGCTCGACGGGCTACGTGTTCGGCTCCGTGCTGCATTTCGAGGTGCACATCTCGAGGGTGCCGGTGGATCCGATGCCCTGGCTCACCGCGCGCGTCGGCTGA
- a CDS encoding DNA topoisomerase IB: MSRLPVTREQDGENTVYRNAGRRIRNAREIARIEALAIPPAWTDVEISRSSSAKVLARGVDEAGRHQAVYSPAYVRHQEKKKYARVLQFAERLPRLRKQLDHDLRRRRLSEDKVVACIVKLIDQEFFRVGNPEYARKYEHYGITTLRRKHTDVSSTSVTFDFIGKSGKRHVKTVRDPQLVNVIRRLNEMPGHEIFRFLDEDGTIHDIDSRRVNAYVKRHMGRDFSAKDFRTWGGTLLATSALLAVERERGDAGEDTAVVRDVVERVADRLGNTPAVTKDSYIDPRVFAAFEDGVTIPAVHRAMSRMRPRKYLTVEEQCVLKVLRKG; this comes from the coding sequence ATGTCACGACTGCCCGTCACCCGTGAGCAGGATGGCGAGAACACCGTCTACCGCAATGCGGGGCGTCGCATCAGGAATGCACGCGAGATCGCCAGGATCGAGGCGCTGGCGATACCGCCGGCGTGGACGGACGTCGAGATCTCGCGCTCATCATCGGCGAAGGTGCTGGCCAGGGGAGTGGACGAGGCCGGTCGCCACCAGGCCGTATACAGCCCCGCGTATGTCCGCCACCAGGAGAAGAAGAAGTACGCGCGCGTGCTGCAGTTCGCCGAACGACTACCACGGCTGCGGAAGCAGCTGGACCACGACCTGCGCAGGCGCAGACTCAGCGAGGACAAGGTCGTCGCCTGCATCGTCAAACTGATCGACCAGGAGTTCTTCCGTGTCGGCAATCCCGAGTACGCCCGGAAGTACGAGCACTACGGGATCACGACGCTCCGGCGCAAGCACACCGACGTCTCCTCGACCAGCGTGACCTTCGACTTCATCGGCAAGAGCGGTAAGCGCCACGTCAAGACGGTCCGCGATCCGCAGCTCGTCAACGTGATACGCCGACTCAACGAGATGCCGGGGCACGAGATCTTCCGCTTCCTCGATGAGGACGGGACCATCCACGACATCGACAGCAGGAGAGTGAACGCGTACGTCAAGAGGCATATGGGCCGCGACTTCTCTGCGAAGGACTTCCGCACGTGGGGAGGCACGCTGCTCGCCACCTCCGCTTTGCTCGCGGTCGAGCGCGAACGGGGCGACGCGGGAGAAGACACCGCGGTGGTCCGCGACGTCGTGGAGCGGGTGGCCGACCGACTCGGCAACACTCCTGCGGTGACGAAGGACTCGTACATCGACCCGCGCGTCTTCGCCGCATTCGAGGACGGCGTGACGATTCCCGCGGTCCACCGAGCGATGAGCCGGATGCGGCCCCGCAAGTACCTCACCGTGGAGGAGCAGTGCGTTCTCAAGGTGCTGCGCAAGGGCTGA
- the gltX gene encoding glutamate--tRNA ligase produces the protein MATPHPLTTTASGADVRVRFCPSPTGLPHVGMVRTALYNWAYARHNGGKLIFRIEDTDAARDSEESFRQLVDALTWLKIDWDEGVQVGGPHEPYRQSQRHDIYRGVIEKLLASGALYESYSNAEEIDARNEANGRAKQLGYDNFDRDLTDEQKAAFREEGRQPALRLRVPEEDLTYVDLIRGEVTFPAGSFPDFVVVRPNGVPLYTFVNPVDDALMGITHVLRGEDLMPSTARQLALYAALIDAGVTTFVPRFAHMPLVLGETGNKKLSKRDPQADLFLHRDRGFIHEGLLNYLALLGWSIGPDRDIFSLDEFIAAFDIENVNPNPARFDQKKAESINGDHIRMLDVKDFAERTIAYLAAAGLFDEPTHEQLVLAFRAAPLVQERVQLLGEVPGMLGFLFTDEISYDADALKGLPANAAEVLAACIAALEPVTEFTPEKIQDALATALVEKLELKPRVAYGPPRVAITGRRISPPLFESMELIGKEITLQRLAALVQALGA, from the coding sequence ATGGCTACTCCGCATCCCCTCACCACGACCGCTTCAGGTGCCGACGTCCGCGTCCGCTTCTGCCCCTCGCCGACAGGCCTTCCGCACGTGGGGATGGTGCGCACCGCTCTCTACAACTGGGCGTACGCACGCCACAACGGCGGCAAGCTCATCTTCCGCATCGAAGACACCGATGCGGCGCGCGACAGCGAGGAGAGCTTCCGGCAGCTCGTCGACGCTCTGACGTGGTTGAAGATCGACTGGGACGAGGGCGTGCAGGTCGGGGGACCGCACGAGCCGTATCGCCAGTCGCAGCGTCACGACATCTACCGCGGCGTGATCGAGAAGCTCCTCGCGTCAGGTGCTCTGTACGAGAGCTACTCGAATGCTGAGGAGATCGACGCACGCAACGAGGCGAACGGACGCGCGAAGCAGCTCGGCTACGACAACTTCGACCGCGACCTCACAGACGAGCAGAAGGCGGCCTTCCGTGAGGAGGGCCGTCAGCCCGCCTTGCGCCTGCGGGTGCCGGAAGAGGATCTGACGTACGTCGACCTGATCCGTGGGGAAGTGACCTTCCCGGCAGGGTCCTTCCCCGATTTCGTGGTCGTGCGTCCGAACGGCGTGCCGCTGTACACGTTCGTGAACCCTGTCGACGATGCCCTGATGGGCATCACGCACGTGCTGCGCGGCGAAGACCTGATGCCGTCGACGGCACGCCAGCTTGCGCTGTACGCCGCGCTGATCGATGCGGGCGTCACCACTTTCGTCCCGCGTTTCGCGCACATGCCGTTGGTGCTGGGAGAGACCGGCAACAAGAAGCTGTCCAAGCGCGACCCGCAGGCTGATCTGTTCCTGCACCGCGACCGCGGATTCATCCACGAGGGACTGCTCAACTACCTCGCGCTGCTCGGCTGGTCGATCGGACCGGACCGCGACATCTTCTCGCTCGACGAGTTCATCGCCGCGTTCGACATCGAGAATGTCAACCCGAACCCCGCGCGCTTCGACCAGAAGAAGGCCGAGTCGATCAACGGCGACCACATCCGGATGCTGGATGTGAAGGACTTCGCCGAGCGCACGATCGCGTACCTCGCCGCAGCTGGACTATTCGATGAGCCGACTCACGAACAGCTCGTGCTGGCGTTCCGCGCAGCACCGCTGGTGCAGGAGCGCGTTCAGCTCCTCGGAGAGGTGCCCGGCATGCTCGGATTCCTCTTCACGGACGAGATCTCGTACGACGCGGACGCGCTCAAGGGTCTGCCTGCCAACGCCGCGGAGGTGCTCGCGGCGTGCATCGCAGCGCTCGAGCCGGTGACGGAGTTCACCCCGGAGAAGATCCAGGATGCTCTCGCCACGGCACTGGTCGAGAAGCTCGAACTCAAGCCGCGGGTGGCCTACGGGCCGCCGCGCGTCGCGATCACAGGTCGCCGCATCTCGCCGCCGCTGTTCGAATCGATGGAACTGATCGGCAAGGAGATCACGCTGCAGCGTCTTGCAGCCCTTGTGCAGGCGCTCGGCGCGTAG
- a CDS encoding class I SAM-dependent methyltransferase encodes MKAWEGVGEAYAASYASLCAGTHDEILRRLGTAHGRRVLDAGSGTGALAARLMDAGWSVTGCEPEATMRVVAARNHPQVSMVEGALPALPFDDAAFDAVTANFVLNHVSDPRAAAQEIARVAAPDAVMIATIWIVSPSWFWQRVCDRAGLVVSPTGRLAPEKDFERSSAGFGGMLSEGGWPAVDVAEFSWTWRPTTAELWRSAEGGVASAGAFYRSLETAERERFARAFDRLCEECSDDGRVALDHTAAVAVSRRGERAGEPRPHA; translated from the coding sequence GTGAAGGCGTGGGAGGGCGTCGGTGAGGCTTACGCGGCCTCCTATGCCTCGCTGTGCGCTGGGACTCACGATGAGATCCTTCGCCGTCTCGGGACGGCCCACGGTCGTCGAGTGCTGGATGCCGGGTCGGGGACCGGCGCGCTCGCGGCACGACTGATGGACGCCGGCTGGTCGGTGACGGGCTGCGAACCGGAGGCGACGATGCGCGTCGTCGCCGCGCGGAATCATCCACAGGTCTCCATGGTCGAGGGCGCGTTGCCCGCACTGCCGTTCGACGACGCCGCTTTCGATGCCGTCACGGCGAACTTCGTGCTCAATCACGTGTCCGATCCACGAGCGGCAGCACAGGAGATCGCCCGTGTAGCGGCGCCGGATGCTGTGATGATCGCCACGATCTGGATCGTGTCGCCGTCGTGGTTCTGGCAGAGGGTCTGCGACCGCGCGGGCCTCGTCGTGTCGCCGACCGGGAGGCTGGCGCCGGAGAAGGATTTCGAGCGCTCCTCGGCCGGATTCGGAGGGATGCTGTCGGAAGGCGGCTGGCCCGCGGTCGATGTCGCCGAGTTCAGCTGGACGTGGCGTCCCACGACGGCCGAGCTCTGGCGATCAGCCGAGGGCGGCGTCGCCTCGGCGGGCGCCTTCTATCGATCGCTCGAAACTGCTGAACGGGAAAGGTTCGCTCGAGCCTTCGATCGGTTGTGCGAGGAGTGTTCGGACGACGGACGAGTCGCGCTCGATCACACGGCTGCCGTGGCCGTCAGCCGCAGGGGTGAGCGGGCAGGCGAACCACGGCCGCACGCGTAG
- a CDS encoding MFS transporter: MTTLPVVDQAAIQRRTVLVLSLGQVLGGIAFGATVSLGALLAADLSGDDALSGLATASVTLGAALCAIPLARLASRVGRRRALTLGNLFALVGIGVVILAAALRIFPLLLAGILMIGAGNAGNLQSRFAATDLAVPKHRGRDLSVVVWATTIGGVSGPLLLGPGEIVGQAIGMPPQTGSYLFSLIAQTAAFILYLVALRPDPLLTAQRLAKDAAASLSAPLTVLDRPTVARYAIFAIAGSHVVMASVMAMTPIHLSHMAHGMHAGHASTADVSLLVGFTIALHVAGMYGLSPVFGILADRWGRLRVVLLGQVLLAAALAFAVFVNDQAWGVMVALILLGLGWSAATVAGAALLTEASALELRTRRQGRSDSLMSLSAAAGAVLAGVVLSNFQYAGLGIAASVLVLVIVVLAPLGRTRT; encoded by the coding sequence ATGACGACTCTGCCGGTCGTCGACCAGGCGGCGATCCAGCGGCGCACGGTGCTCGTGCTGTCGCTCGGGCAGGTGCTCGGCGGCATCGCGTTCGGCGCCACTGTGTCCCTCGGGGCGCTGCTCGCGGCGGATCTGTCCGGTGACGATGCGCTGTCGGGACTGGCGACGGCTTCGGTCACGCTCGGGGCGGCGCTGTGCGCCATCCCGCTCGCACGACTCGCGAGCCGCGTCGGGCGCCGACGGGCCCTGACCCTCGGGAACCTGTTCGCGCTGGTCGGCATCGGTGTCGTCATCCTCGCTGCGGCGCTGCGGATCTTCCCCTTGCTGCTGGCCGGCATCCTGATGATCGGCGCTGGCAACGCGGGCAATCTGCAGTCCCGGTTCGCGGCTACCGACCTCGCTGTGCCGAAGCACCGCGGACGCGACCTGTCGGTGGTCGTGTGGGCGACGACGATCGGCGGTGTCTCGGGTCCGCTGCTGCTGGGGCCAGGAGAGATCGTCGGCCAGGCGATCGGCATGCCGCCGCAGACTGGCTCGTACCTCTTCTCCCTGATCGCCCAGACCGCGGCGTTCATCCTCTACCTCGTCGCGCTGCGTCCTGACCCGCTGCTCACCGCGCAGAGGCTGGCGAAGGATGCCGCGGCATCACTGTCTGCGCCATTGACCGTGCTCGACCGGCCGACAGTCGCTCGCTATGCGATCTTCGCGATCGCAGGATCGCACGTCGTCATGGCGTCGGTGATGGCCATGACGCCCATTCATCTGTCGCACATGGCCCACGGGATGCATGCGGGCCACGCGTCGACCGCTGATGTCTCCCTGCTCGTCGGCTTCACGATCGCTCTGCACGTCGCCGGCATGTACGGTCTGTCGCCCGTCTTCGGCATTCTCGCCGACCGGTGGGGGCGGCTGCGCGTCGTGCTGCTCGGGCAGGTTCTGCTGGCCGCAGCACTCGCGTTCGCGGTCTTCGTGAACGATCAGGCGTGGGGCGTGATGGTCGCGCTGATCCTGCTCGGGCTCGGCTGGAGTGCAGCGACCGTCGCGGGCGCGGCACTGCTCACCGAGGCGAGCGCGCTAGAGCTGCGCACGCGCCGCCAGGGCCGCAGCGACTCGCTCATGAGCCTGTCCGCCGCAGCCGGCGCCGTGCTCGCCGGCGTGGTGCTGTCGAACTTCCAGTACGCGGGGCTGGGGATCGCGGCATCCGTTCTCGTCCTCGTGATCGTGGTGCTCGCGCCGCTCGGGCGGACCAGGACGTGA